A single region of the Salvia miltiorrhiza cultivar Shanhuang (shh) chromosome 8, IMPLAD_Smil_shh, whole genome shotgun sequence genome encodes:
- the LOC130998325 gene encoding uncharacterized protein LOC130998325 produces the protein MDSSSSVHADGDTNENDNEKESSSCWPLWKYVEKQSKIGKGGGNTKFKCMYCKNVYTGSYSRLRNHLLKNSGLGIAICHKATVANVLEMSKMEEQASRKRDAVKIKDIPLPRSVCDSVGSFSVTMTEVEPSSFKLEGYDPLKKRKIVDGPLGKAFNAQAREILDGEIARMFYSAGLPFNLAKNPHFIKSYSLAANSNVAGYNPPGYNALRTKLLKKERSHLQTLLEATKSTWKSKGVTIVCDGWTDPQRRPLINFMAINEGGPMFIRAINCQGEYKDKFFIATLIKDVITEVGVPNVVQVITDNAPVCKAAGMLVEQAYPSVFWTPCVVHTLNLALKNICAAKNTESNEITYAECRWISEIAVSAVMIRNFIMNHSMRLAMFTEFSKLKLLVVAETRFASMIIMLRRFRDVKCQLQSMVISEQWSMYREDNIEKARIVKEKLLDDGWWDSVDYILRFTEPIYSMLRICDADKPCLHLVYGMWDTMIVKVKRVIFEHEMKSDLEESSFWNVVCNVLEDRWSKSNTQLHCLAHSLNPR, from the coding sequence ATGGATTCTTCAAGTTCTGTTCATGCTGATGGTGATACAAATGAAAATGATAATGAGAAGGAGAGTTCTAGCTGTTGGCCTTTGTGGAAATATGTAGAGAAGCAATCGAAAATTGGTAAAGGGGGTGgaaatacaaaatttaaatgTATGTATTGCAAAAATGTGTATACTGGGTCTTACTCAAGATTGAGGAATCATTTGTTGAAAAATTCTGGTTTGGGAATTGCCATATGCCATAAAGCTACTGTTGCCAATGTACTTGAGATGTCAAAAATGGAAGAACAAGCTTCTAGAAAAAGAGATGCAGTTAAAATTAAAGATATACCTTTGCCTCGCTCAGTTTGTGATAGTGTTGGGTCTTTTTCTGTAACAATGACTGAAGTAGAGCCCTCCTCATTTAAGTTAGAAGGTTATGATCCTTTGAAAAAGAGGAAGATTGTTGATGGTCCTCTAGGAAAAGCTTTCAATGCACAAGCTCGTGAGATATTAGATGGTGAGATTGCAAGGATGTTCTACTCAGCTGGGCTTCCTTTTAACCTCGCTAAAAATCCACACTTTATTAAGTCTTACAGTTTGGCTGCCAATAGTAATGTTGCAGGTTATAACCCTCCAGGTTACAATGCACTAAGAACCAAGTTATTGAAAAAAGAGAGGTCACATCTTCAAACTTTGCTTGAAGCTACTAAAAGCACATGGAAGTCGAAGGGAGTAACCATAGTATGTGATGGTTGGACAGACCCTCAAAGAAGGCCTCTAATCAATTTTATGGCCATAAATGAAGGTGGACCAATGTTTATTCGCGCGATAAACTGTCAAGGTGAGTATAAAGATAAATTTTTTATCGCTACTTTGATCAAGGATGTCATAACAGAGGTTGGTGTCCCTAATGTTGTCCAAGTTATAACAGATAACGCCCCCGTTTGTAAAGCTGCTGGAATGTTAGTTGAACAAGCATATCCTAGTGTATTTTGGACTCCTTGTGTTGTGCATACACTTAATCTTGCTTTAAAGAATATTTGTGCTGCAAAAAATACCGAGTCAAATGAAATCACATATGCGGAATGTCGTTGGATAAGTGAGATTGCTGTTAGTGCTGTTATGATTAGGAACTTCATAATGAATCATTCCATGAGACTTGCCATGTTCACTGAGTTTTCTAAACTTAAATTGCTTGTGGTTGCTGAAACTCGATTTGCCTCGATGATTATTATGTTGAGAAGGTTTAGAGATGTGAAATGTCAGTTGCAATCGATGGTGATAAGTGAACAATGGTCTATGTATCGTGAGGATAACATTGAGAAAGCTAGAATTGTGAAAGAAAAATTGTTAGATGATGGCTGGTGGGATTCAGTAGATTATATTCTTCGTTTTACTGAGCCGATTTATTCGATGTTGAGAATTTGTGATGCGGATAAACCTTGTCTGCACTTGGTTTATGGGATGTGGGATACCATGATAGTTAAAGTGAAACGAGTTATCTTTGAGCATGAGATGAAGAGTGACTTAGAGGAATCCAGCTTTTGGAATGTTGTATGCAACGTGTTAGAGGACAGGTGGAGTAAAAGCAACACTCAATTACATTGTTTGGCTCATTCCTTGAATCCAAGGTAA
- the LOC130997729 gene encoding uncharacterized protein LOC130997729: MTKNCIKRLFPDAETRTAVTLEFANFFGCFEEFGDEDSIRDRLKLDPLKWWVAYGIGAPHLRPLAVRLLGQVSSSSCCERNWSTYSFIHSTKRNRITVERADDLVYVHSNLRLLSRRAPQYMKGESQMWDVAGDAFDAMDDIGILGIANLSLDEPELESILFCDDGEGEGPSNS, from the coding sequence atgacaaaaaattgtATCAAACGTCTTTTTCCTGATGCAGAAACACGAACAGCAGTAACACTAGAGTTTGCTAATTTTTTTGGATGCTTTGAAGAGTTTGGTGATGAAGATTCTATACGAGATAGATTGAAGTTGGATCCACTGAAATGGTGGGTAGCTTATGGTATAGGAGCCCCACATCTTCGACCTCTTGCTGTGAGATTACTTGGTCAAGTTTCTTCTTCATCATGCTGTGAAAGGAATTGGAGTACTTATTCATTCATCCACTCTACAAAAAGAAATCGGATTACTGTAGAACGTGCTGATGATTTGGTCTATGTACATAGCAATCTCCGTTTGCTATCAAGAAGAGCTCCACAATATATGAAAGGTGAATCTCAGATGTGGGATGTGGCAGGGGATGCATTTGATGCCATGGATGATATTGGAATTCTTGGAATTGCTAATCTATCTCTTGATGAACCTGAGTTGGAGTCTATATTATTTTGTGATgatggagaaggagaaggaccAAGTAATTCTTAG
- the LOC130997730 gene encoding origin of replication complex subunit 3 isoform X1: MAPAADPATSPSISTANSDLQPFFVLHKAATRKPASKTRRRIDLSPKVSDGSAEEYNDNSRFETFKLLWSNTESIIKDVLKNLNTSVFDEINKWVHASFDSICACRTREFSRATSMYPIPNNVPIGAQIFTALLFTKNVEFVDDISTFADLGAHLRSNGCLVANLTSIDFCAKNGVGGCLKTLLRQFLLVGIDAPEMSILASWYTEQENHDKPLIVIIDDVERCSSSVLNDFIVMLREWVVKVPIILVLGVATSVDALRNILCSSASLYLSVREFYLGTPTEKMDAVIEAVLLRSCQSFNIGKHVSTFLRNYFLRHDGTLTLFVKALRIATAQQVFSEPLSFVLRKLIDEEGTEGLDGDNNLLSEPDIKRALQLPSLQRFCETRGNCIDWVYALSELKRLHQLWSSLVMCLYEVGRCRKISLLDLFCEMLKLKQQNFGVTDLNLVEKDYTTSVHNHHSLGCLQDKGYIVRAFQMLRDLPAMELCKILDRWEMLTRGIAEIHEKVKELQSRMTLEENQSRRDLREESKRPTSRTYKSDRTSKSPINEKVASFLQSMFREHIQTIESIPLHEIIFFDNVDNLHTALIGDPRRRIQADLLESRKFLKCSCCRKNDGVLVPSMHDTSIMYTLAEEHGDLINVHEWFHSFMAVISNPPLKAKKRSRMSPSPKKRKVSKEAQTKTDASIQILQGSNRATDHRAASDAHQKAPRLCAESGFRTLNELEQVKLCNCASTSKLTCVRHWLYLYAV, from the exons ATGGCGCCGGCAGCCGATCCAGCGACGTCGCCGTCGATTTCCACCGCAAATAGTGATCTCCAG CCTTTCTTCGTTCTCCACAAAGCCGCTACGCGGAAACCCGCCTCTAAAACCAGACGGAGAATCGATCTCTCCCCCAAAGTTTCCGATGGTTCTGCTGAAGAATACAATGACAACTCGCGATTTGAAACCTTCAAACTCCTGTGGTCCAACACTGAATCCATTATTAAG GATGTCTTGAAAAACCTTAACACTAGCGTGTTTGATGAAATAAATAAGTGGGTTCATGCGTCCTTCGATTCAATTTGCGCCTGCCGAACTCGTGAGTTCAGTAGAGCCACGTCTATGTACCCTATTCCAAATAATGTACCTATTGGCGCACAAATTTTCACCGCATTGCTTTTTACTA AAAACGTGGAATTTGTTGATGACATATCGACATTTGCCGACCTTGGTGCACATTTGAGATCGAATGGATGTTTAGTAGCAAATCTTACATCGATTGACTTCTGCGCCAAGAATGGAGTTGGCGGTTGTCTTAAAACTTTGCTACGACAGTTTCTGTTGGTCGGCATTGAT GCACCTGAGATGTCCATTCTAGCGTCATGGTATACTGAACAAGAGAACCATGACAAACCACTGATTGTTATAATTGATGATGTGGAAAGATGCAGCAGTTCTGTGTTGAACGATTTCATCGTAATGCTGAG GGAATGGGTAGTAAAAGTTCCAATAATCTTGGTACTAGGAGTTGCAACTAGTGTTGATGCTCTAAGGAACATTCTGTGCTCAAGTGCAAGCTTGTATCTATCTGTTCGCGAGTTCTATTTGGGAACCCCCACTGAAAAGATGGATGCTGTCATTGAGGCTGTTCTTCTCAGAAGTTGTCAGAGCTTCAATATTGGAAAACATGTATCAACTTTCCTAAGAAACTACTTCTTAAGACATGATGGAACACTGACCTTATTTGTTAAAGCTCTAAGG ATTGCTACGGCACAGCAGGTCTTCTCTGAACCTTTAAGCTTCGTTCTAAGGAAATTAATTGATGAAGAAGGCACCGAG gGATTGGATGGGGACAATAATTTACTCAGTGAACCTGATATCAAGCGGGCTCTTCAACTTCCATCCTTACAAAG GTTTTGCGAGACTAGAGGCAACTGCATTGATTGGGTCTATGCTTTGTCTGAACTGAAAAGACTTCATCAGCTTTGGAGCTCTTTAGTTATG TGTCTCTATGAAGTTGGAAGGTGCCGCAAAATCTCCCTTTTAGATTTATTCTGTGAGATGCTCAAACTTAAGCAGCAGAATTTTGGTGTTACTGATCTCAATCTAGTGGAGAAAGATTATACAACCTCAGTGCATAATCATCATTCACTTGGCTGCTTACAAGATAAAGGTTACATTGTTCGGGCATTTCAGATGTTGAG GGATTTGCCAGCTATGGAGCTGTGCAAAATACTGGATAGATGGGAAATGCTTACTAGAGGCATTGCAGAG ATTCATGAAAAAGTAAAGGAGCTACAGTCCCGAATGACATTGGAGGAGAATCAGTCAAGACGTGATTTGAGAGAGGAATCTAA GAGGCCTACATCCAGGACTTATAAAAGTGACAGGACAAGTAAATCCCCAATCAACGAAAAAGTTGCCTCATTTCTACAATCTATGTTCAG GGAACATATTCAAACCATTGAGAGTATACCTCTTCATGAAATAATCTTCTTTGATAATGTTGACAATCTCCATACA GCTTTGATTGGAGATCCTAGAAGAAGAATCCAGGCTGACCTCTTGGAGTCAAGAAAATTCCTCAAGTGTTCTTGCTGCCGTAAGAATGATGGTGTTCTAGTTCCATCTATGCATGATACCTCTATTAT GTATACACTGGCTGAAGAGCATGGCGATCTCATCAATGTTCATGAATGGTTTCACTCCTTCATGGCAGTCATTTCAAATCCACCTTTAAAAGCCAAGAAAAGATCAAGAATGTCTCCATCACCTAAAAAACGAAAAGTCTCTAAAGAAGCTCAGACCAAAACTGATGCATCAATACA AATTTTGCAGGGCAGTAACAGAGCTACAGATCACAGGGCTGCTTCGGATGCCCACCAAAAGGCGCCCAGATTATGTGCAGAGAGTGGCTTTCGGACTTTAAATGAATTGGAACAA GTAAAATTGTGCAATTGCGCCTCAACTAGCAAATTGACATGCGTAAGGCATTGGTTGTACTTGTACGCGGTCTGA
- the LOC130997730 gene encoding origin of replication complex subunit 3 isoform X2 — protein sequence MAPAADPATSPSISTANSDLQPFFVLHKAATRKPASKTRRRIDLSPKVSDGSAEEYNDNSRFETFKLLWSNTESIIKDVLKNLNTSVFDEINKWVHASFDSICACRTREFSRATSMYPIPNNVPIGAQIFTALLFTKNVEFVDDISTFADLGAHLRSNGCLVANLTSIDFCAKNGVGGCLKTLLRQFLLVGIDAPEMSILASWYTEQENHDKPLIVIIDDVERCSSSVLNDFIVMLREWVVKVPIILVLGVATSVDALRNILCSSASLYLSVREFYLGTPTEKMDAVIEAVLLRSCQSFNIGKHVSTFLRNYFLRHDGTLTLFVKALRIATAQQVFSEPLSFVLRKLIDEEGTEGLDGDNNLLSEPDIKRALQLPSLQRFCETRGNCIDWVYALSELKRLHQLWSSLVMCLYEVGRCRKISLLDLFCEMLKLKQQNFGVTDLNLVEKDYTTSVHNHHSLGCLQDKGYIVRAFQMLRDLPAMELCKILDRWEMLTRGIAEIHEKVKELQSRMTLEENQSRRDLREESKRPTSRTYKSDRTSKSPINEKVASFLQSMFREHIQTIESIPLHEIIFFDNVDNLHTALIGDPRRRIQADLLESRKFLKCSCCRKNDGVLVPSMHDTSIMYTLAEEHGDLINVHEWFHSFMAVISNPPLKAKKRSRMSPSPKKRKVSKEAQTKTDASIQAEFCRAVTELQITGLLRMPTKRRPDYVQRVAFGL from the exons ATGGCGCCGGCAGCCGATCCAGCGACGTCGCCGTCGATTTCCACCGCAAATAGTGATCTCCAG CCTTTCTTCGTTCTCCACAAAGCCGCTACGCGGAAACCCGCCTCTAAAACCAGACGGAGAATCGATCTCTCCCCCAAAGTTTCCGATGGTTCTGCTGAAGAATACAATGACAACTCGCGATTTGAAACCTTCAAACTCCTGTGGTCCAACACTGAATCCATTATTAAG GATGTCTTGAAAAACCTTAACACTAGCGTGTTTGATGAAATAAATAAGTGGGTTCATGCGTCCTTCGATTCAATTTGCGCCTGCCGAACTCGTGAGTTCAGTAGAGCCACGTCTATGTACCCTATTCCAAATAATGTACCTATTGGCGCACAAATTTTCACCGCATTGCTTTTTACTA AAAACGTGGAATTTGTTGATGACATATCGACATTTGCCGACCTTGGTGCACATTTGAGATCGAATGGATGTTTAGTAGCAAATCTTACATCGATTGACTTCTGCGCCAAGAATGGAGTTGGCGGTTGTCTTAAAACTTTGCTACGACAGTTTCTGTTGGTCGGCATTGAT GCACCTGAGATGTCCATTCTAGCGTCATGGTATACTGAACAAGAGAACCATGACAAACCACTGATTGTTATAATTGATGATGTGGAAAGATGCAGCAGTTCTGTGTTGAACGATTTCATCGTAATGCTGAG GGAATGGGTAGTAAAAGTTCCAATAATCTTGGTACTAGGAGTTGCAACTAGTGTTGATGCTCTAAGGAACATTCTGTGCTCAAGTGCAAGCTTGTATCTATCTGTTCGCGAGTTCTATTTGGGAACCCCCACTGAAAAGATGGATGCTGTCATTGAGGCTGTTCTTCTCAGAAGTTGTCAGAGCTTCAATATTGGAAAACATGTATCAACTTTCCTAAGAAACTACTTCTTAAGACATGATGGAACACTGACCTTATTTGTTAAAGCTCTAAGG ATTGCTACGGCACAGCAGGTCTTCTCTGAACCTTTAAGCTTCGTTCTAAGGAAATTAATTGATGAAGAAGGCACCGAG gGATTGGATGGGGACAATAATTTACTCAGTGAACCTGATATCAAGCGGGCTCTTCAACTTCCATCCTTACAAAG GTTTTGCGAGACTAGAGGCAACTGCATTGATTGGGTCTATGCTTTGTCTGAACTGAAAAGACTTCATCAGCTTTGGAGCTCTTTAGTTATG TGTCTCTATGAAGTTGGAAGGTGCCGCAAAATCTCCCTTTTAGATTTATTCTGTGAGATGCTCAAACTTAAGCAGCAGAATTTTGGTGTTACTGATCTCAATCTAGTGGAGAAAGATTATACAACCTCAGTGCATAATCATCATTCACTTGGCTGCTTACAAGATAAAGGTTACATTGTTCGGGCATTTCAGATGTTGAG GGATTTGCCAGCTATGGAGCTGTGCAAAATACTGGATAGATGGGAAATGCTTACTAGAGGCATTGCAGAG ATTCATGAAAAAGTAAAGGAGCTACAGTCCCGAATGACATTGGAGGAGAATCAGTCAAGACGTGATTTGAGAGAGGAATCTAA GAGGCCTACATCCAGGACTTATAAAAGTGACAGGACAAGTAAATCCCCAATCAACGAAAAAGTTGCCTCATTTCTACAATCTATGTTCAG GGAACATATTCAAACCATTGAGAGTATACCTCTTCATGAAATAATCTTCTTTGATAATGTTGACAATCTCCATACA GCTTTGATTGGAGATCCTAGAAGAAGAATCCAGGCTGACCTCTTGGAGTCAAGAAAATTCCTCAAGTGTTCTTGCTGCCGTAAGAATGATGGTGTTCTAGTTCCATCTATGCATGATACCTCTATTAT GTATACACTGGCTGAAGAGCATGGCGATCTCATCAATGTTCATGAATGGTTTCACTCCTTCATGGCAGTCATTTCAAATCCACCTTTAAAAGCCAAGAAAAGATCAAGAATGTCTCCATCACCTAAAAAACGAAAAGTCTCTAAAGAAGCTCAGACCAAAACTGATGCATCAATACA AGCAGAATTTTGCAGGGCAGTAACAGAGCTACAGATCACAGGGCTGCTTCGGATGCCCACCAAAAGGCGCCCAGATTATGTGCAGAGAGTGGCTTTCGGACTTTAA
- the LOC130997731 gene encoding aquaporin PIP2-4-like produces MTKDVEVGGHGHGHDYGAKDYQDPPPAPLIDMEELGKWSLYRAAIAEFIATLLFLYVTVLTVIGYKSQSAADQCGGVGILGIAWAFGGMIFVLVYCTAGISGGHINPAVTFGLLLARKVSLVRALLYIVAQCLGAICGCGLVKAFQKTYYVQYGGGANELSDGYSTGTGVAAEIIGTFVLVYTVFSATDPKRNARDSHVPVLAPLPIGFAVFMVHLATIPVTGTGINPARSFGAAVIYGKDKAWDDQWIFWVGPLVGAAIAAIYHQFVLRAGAVKALGSFRSSSYN; encoded by the exons ATGACGAAGGATGTAGAGGTGGGCGGTCACGGTCACGGACACGACTACGGCGCAAAGGACTACCAAGAcccgccgccggcgccgctaATCGACATGGAGGAGTTGGGCAAATGGTCACTCTACAGGGCGGCCATCGCCGAATTCATCGCAACCCTCTTGTTCCTCTACGTCACCGTGCTCACCGTCATCGGCTACAAGAGCCAGAGCGCCGCCGACCAGTGCGGCGGCGTCGGCATCCTCGGCATCGCCTGGGCTTTCGGCGGCATGATCTTCGTCCTCGTCTACTGCACCGCCGGCATTTCCG GGGGCCACATTAACCCGGCCGTGACATTCGGGCTGCTCCTGGCCCGCAAGGTGTCGCTGGTTCGGGCCTTGCTGTACATTGTGGCGCAGTGCTTGGGAGCCATCTGCGGCTGTGGGCTGGTCAAGGCCTTCCAGAAGACCTACTACGTGCAGTACGGCGGCGGCGCCAACGAGCTCAGCGACGGCTACAGCACCGGCACCGGAGTGGCGGCCGAGATCATCGGCACTTTCGTTCTTGTCTACACCGTCTTCTCCGCCACCGACCCCAAGAGAAATGCCAGAGACTCCCACGTCCCT GTTTTGGCGCCACTTCCAATTGGATTCGCAGTGTTCATGGTTCACTTGGCCACAATCCCGGTTACCGGCACTGGGATCAACCCGGCCCGGAGCTTCGGCGCCGCCGTGATTTACGGCAAAGATAAGGCATGGGACGACCAG TGGATTTTCTGGGTGGGACCGTTGGTGGGAGCAGCCATTGCTGCAATCTACCACCAGTTCGTATTGAGGGCAGGAGCGGTGAAGGCTCTGGGATCATTCCGGAGCTCTTCCTATAACTAA
- the LOC130997732 gene encoding 60S ribosomal protein L12, with protein MPPKFDPSQVVDVYVRVTGGEVGAASSLAPKIGPLGLSPKKIGEDIAKETAKDWKGLRVTVKLTVQNRQAKVTVVPSAAALVIKALKEPERDRKKTKNIKHNGNISLDDVIEIAKVMSPRSMAKDLSGTVKEILGTCVSVGCTVDGKDPKDLQQEITDGDVEVPLD; from the coding sequence ATGCCGCCGAAGTTCGACCCTTCCCAAGTAGTCGACGTCTACGTGAGGGTAACCGGCGGCGAAGTCGGCGCGGCCTCTTCCCTGGCCCCCAAAATCGGTCCTCTAGGTCTCTCCCCAAAGAAGATCGGTGAGGACATCGCCAAGGAAACCGCCAAGGACTGGAAGGGCCTCCGCGTTACCGTCAAGCTCACCGTCCAGAACCGTCAGGCCAAGGTCACCGTCGTCCCCTCTGCCGCCGCCCTGGTCATCAAGGCGCTCAAGGAGCCCGAGCGCGACCgcaagaaaacaaaaaacatCAAACACAATGGTAACATTTCCCTCGATGATGTCATCGAGATCGCCAAGGTCATGAGCCCTAGGTCCATGGCTAAGGACTTGAGCGGCACCGTGAAGGAGATTTTGGGGACTTGCGTCTCCGTTGGCTGTACGGTCGATGGGAAGGATCCTAAGGATCTGCAGCAGGAGATCACCGACGGAGACGTCGAGGTTCCTCTCGATTGA